A single region of the Vicia villosa cultivar HV-30 ecotype Madison, WI linkage group LG4, Vvil1.0, whole genome shotgun sequence genome encodes:
- the LOC131598270 gene encoding uncharacterized protein PB18E9.04c-like — protein MFQSPIITQCIDLTSTSPIPVESSPQTVVITQAPVSLQTETLSNVSSPPTLETSNTDMINIFALENLLSSPPSASAHQPPSPISPHTPASAQLSSLISMLEAELLTPPTSNQQTSIIPHVATYTSPTMTTNPLSTTSPLNSPNSYKEPSSRRIQLSSINHTDSNDLTAQIEAFFNNSVQLSEQDDPIESHALPSVPQPDPYVFQTNSPIFSSPKEDDDNSFNVQTLLAPRYDSSPPRNTTDNSNTLPQIPITSITSSFFNNFPSIGNRPPVYPRCATSSETVNPHQGINLRSYTALQKQLMAYQKFWIDYVTEQVCPRFPGMSPPDPSQIQFPFLPLSSEATSDDEQSGS, from the coding sequence ATGTTTCAATCTCCTATAATCACACAATGCATTGACCTCACATCTACATCACCAATCCCAGTAGAATCCTCACCACAAACAGTTGTCATCACTCAAGCTCCAGTTTCTCTCCAAACTGAAACTCTCTCAAATGTTTCAAGTCCTCCAACCCTAGAGACTTCTAACACTGACATGATCAACATTTTCGCTCTTGAAAACCTTCTCTCAAGTCCTCCTAGTGCTTCAGCTCATCAACCACCCTCACCAATATCTCCTCACACTCCTGCTTCAGCTCAGCTGTCCTCACTCATATCCATGCTTGAGGCTGAATTATTAACTCCACCCACTTCAAATCAACAAACTTCAATTATTCCCCATGTTGCCACATACACTTCCCCTACTATGACAACAAATCCTCTCTCCACGACCTCACCTCTGAACTCTCCAAATTCTTACAAAGAACCTTCTTCTAGAAGAATTCAACTCTCCTCAATCAATCATACAGACTCCAACGATCTCACTGCTCAGATTGAAGCCTTTTTTAATAACTCCGTTCAGCTATCTGAACAAGATGATCCTATAGAATCACACGCCTTGCCTTCTGTTCCACAACCTGATCCTTATGTCTTCCAAACAAACTCTCCAATATTTTCTTCTCCAAAGGAAGATGATGATAACTCCTTCAATGTTCAAACACTGCTTGCTCCGAGGTATGACTCATCACCTCCTAGAAACACCACCGATAATTCCAATACCCTTCCTCAGATTCCCATCACTTCCATCACATCCTCATTTTTTAACAACTTCCCCAGCATTGGTAATCGTCCTCCCGTTTATCCTCGATGTGCAACCTCATCTGAAACGGTTAACCCCCATCAGGGCATCAACCTTCGATCCTACACAGCTCTCCAAAAGCAGTTAATGGCTTACCAAAAATTCTGGATTGATTATGTCACTGAACAAGTATGCCCGAGGTTTCCAGGAATGTCTCCTCCGGATCCCTCTCAGATTCAGTTTCCATTTCTGCCATTATCTTCTGAGGCAACATCTGATGATGAACAATCTGGTTCTTAA